One Coregonus clupeaformis isolate EN_2021a chromosome 33, ASM2061545v1, whole genome shotgun sequence DNA window includes the following coding sequences:
- the LOC121548956 gene encoding gap junction alpha-1 protein — MGDWSALGRLLDKVQAYSTAGGKVWLSVLFIFRILVLGTAVESAWGDEQSAFKCNTQQPGCENVCYDKSFPISHVRFWVLQIIFVSTPTLLYLAHVFYLLRIEQKINRKEEGLKNIQNDGGDVDVPLKKIELKKLKHGLEEHGKVKMKGALLRTYIVSIFFKSIFEVGFLVIQWYIYGFSLAAVYTCERSPCPHRVDCFLSRPTEKTVFIIFMLVVSLVSLVLNVIELFYVTFKRIKDRVKGKQPPVHYPGTGTLSHTPKDLSTTKYAYYNGCSSPTAPLSPMSPPGYKLATGERTNSVRNYNKQANEQNWANYSTEQNRLGHNGSTISNSHAQAFDFPDDTQESKKLTPGHELQPLALMDPRPCSRASSRMSSRPRPDDLDV, encoded by the coding sequence ATGGGCGACTGGAGTGCTTTGGGGAGGCTCCTGGACAAGGTTCAGGCTTACTCCACGGCTGGAGGGAAGGTGTGGCTCTCTGTCCTCTTCATCTTCAGGATCCTGGTGCTGGGGACAGCTGTGGAGTCTGCCTGGGGGGACGAGCAGTCCGCCTTCAAGTGCAACACCCAGCAACCTGGTTGTGAGAACGTGTGTTACGACAAATCCTTTCCTATATCACATGTAAGGTTCTGGGTGCTACAGATTATCTTTGTCTCGACACCGACTCTTCTCTACCTTGCCCATGTCTTCTACCTGTTGAGAATAGAGCAGAAGATTAACCGCAAAGAGGAAGGGCTGAAAAACATCCAGAACGATGGAGGCGACGTGGACGTACCTCTGAAGAAGATTGAGTTAAAAAAGCTCAAGCATGGGCTGGAAGAGCATGGAAAGGTTAAGATGAAGGGAGCCCTCTTGAGAACCTACATCGTCAGCATTTTTTTCAAGTCCATCTTTGAGGTGGGCTTCCTGGTCATACAGTGGTACATTTATGGCTTCAGCTTGGCTGCTGTCTACACCTGTGAGAGGTCCCCCTGCCCCCACAGAGTGGATTGTTTCCTCTCCAGGCCCACTGAGAAAACCGTCTTCATTATCTTTATGCtggtggtctctctggtctccttGGTTCtgaatgttattgagctattctACGTGACATTCAAGAGGATCAAAGACCGTGTGAAGGGGAAACAACCGCCCGTCCACTACCCTGGCACGGGGACATTAAGCCACACTCCCAAGGATCTGTCCACCACTAAGTATGCCTACTATAATGGCTGTTCCTCTCCCACTGCTCCCCTGTCCCCAATGTCACCCCCGGGGTACAAGCTGGCCACTGGGGAGAGAACCAACTCCGTTCGCAACTACAACAAGCAAGCCAACGAGCAAAACTGGGCCAACTACAGCACGGAGCAGAACCGCCTGGGCCATAATGGCAGCACCATCTCCAACTCCCATGCACAGGCCTTTGACTTCCCTGACGACACCCAGGAGAGTAAGAAACTGACCCCGGGGCACGAGCTGCAGCCGTTGGCCCTGATGGATCCCAGGCCCTGCAGTCGAGCCAGCAGTCGCATGAGCAGTCGGCCAAGGCCAGACGATCTAGATGTCTAG